A genomic region of Caulobacter sp. NIBR2454 contains the following coding sequences:
- a CDS encoding DUF6489 family protein has product MKVKMEFDCTPEEARAFMGLPDVTPLNEKLVAEMQARMEANMAMLAPDELMKNWMAFGAGAQDQFRKLMTAAATAGFSGTAPKE; this is encoded by the coding sequence ATGAAGGTCAAGATGGAATTCGACTGCACCCCGGAGGAGGCCCGCGCATTCATGGGCCTGCCGGACGTGACGCCGCTGAACGAGAAGCTGGTCGCGGAGATGCAGGCGCGCATGGAGGCCAACATGGCCATGCTGGCGCCCGACGAGTTGATGAAGAACTGGATGGCCTTCGGCGCCGGGGCTCAGGACCAGTTCCGCAAGCTGATGACCGCCGCGGCCACGGCCGGCTTTTCCGGGACCGCACCCAAGGAATGA
- a CDS encoding dienelactone hydrolase family protein, which translates to MASQTVKIATPDGEFSAYVARPSQPKAPAVVVIQEIFGVNAVMREIADGLASVGYLAICPDLFWRVEPGVDITDQSEAEWKKAFALMNAFDTDKGIEDIQATIDFIRQDEGSTGKVGAVGFCLGGKLAYLTATRTNVNASVSYYGVGIENLTDEAAKIRMPLLMHIAEADQFVPPAAQEKIIAALKDHPKVEIHTYPGRDHAFARKGGEHYDGNDAAVAQIRTQVFLQNNLA; encoded by the coding sequence ATGGCTTCTCAGACCGTGAAAATCGCCACCCCCGATGGGGAGTTCTCCGCCTATGTCGCCCGTCCGTCTCAGCCCAAGGCGCCTGCCGTGGTGGTGATCCAGGAGATATTCGGGGTCAACGCCGTGATGCGCGAGATCGCCGATGGCCTGGCGTCGGTCGGCTACCTCGCCATCTGCCCGGACCTGTTCTGGCGGGTCGAGCCCGGCGTCGACATCACCGACCAGTCGGAAGCCGAGTGGAAGAAGGCCTTCGCCCTGATGAACGCCTTCGACACCGACAAGGGGATCGAGGACATCCAGGCCACGATCGACTTCATCCGCCAGGACGAGGGTTCCACGGGGAAGGTCGGCGCCGTCGGCTTCTGCCTCGGCGGCAAGCTGGCCTACCTCACGGCGACGCGGACCAACGTCAATGCGTCGGTCTCGTACTATGGGGTCGGTATCGAGAACCTCACCGACGAGGCGGCCAAGATCCGGATGCCGCTCCTGATGCACATCGCCGAGGCCGATCAGTTCGTGCCCCCCGCCGCGCAGGAGAAGATCATCGCCGCGCTGAAGGACCATCCGAAGGTCGAGATCCACACCTATCCAGGCCGGGACCACGCCTTTGCTCGCAAGGGTGGGGAGCACTACGACGGCAATGACGCCGCCGTCGCCCAGATCCGCACCCAGGTCTTCCTGCAGAACAACCTGGCCTAA
- a CDS encoding glutathione S-transferase family protein yields the protein MIAIYGGGRTRSLRVVWMAEEMGLDYEIRPVSLIETKSDPAFQAMNPAGFLPVLQDGDVTMIESVAMMEYLAVRYGPTPLVPPTDDPTWVRYKQFLHFGESSVAAVLNIAVGSKFAAPREHRDNWGAALAVDLAMNRSCVVANQLKATPFIAGDEFTAADISVAYPYLLAKFIGFQDRVDPVIQDYIGRLKARPAFERALARSNEKAA from the coding sequence ATGATCGCGATCTATGGCGGGGGGCGTACGCGCTCCCTGCGTGTCGTCTGGATGGCCGAAGAGATGGGGCTGGATTACGAAATCCGGCCCGTCAGCCTGATCGAGACCAAGTCCGATCCCGCCTTCCAGGCGATGAACCCGGCCGGCTTCCTGCCCGTGCTGCAAGACGGCGACGTGACCATGATCGAGTCCGTGGCCATGATGGAGTACCTGGCCGTCCGCTATGGGCCGACCCCGCTGGTCCCGCCCACCGACGATCCCACGTGGGTGCGCTACAAGCAGTTCCTGCATTTTGGGGAGAGCTCGGTCGCCGCGGTTTTGAACATCGCGGTCGGCTCGAAGTTCGCCGCTCCGCGCGAGCATCGTGACAACTGGGGGGCGGCCCTGGCCGTGGACCTGGCCATGAACCGCAGCTGCGTGGTGGCCAACCAGCTCAAGGCCACGCCGTTCATCGCCGGTGATGAGTTTACGGCGGCCGACATCTCGGTGGCCTATCCGTACCTGCTGGCCAAGTTCATCGGCTTCCAAGACCGGGTCGATCCAGTGATCCAGGACTATATCGGCCGGCTGAAGGCGCGCCCGGCGTTCGAGCGCGCCCTCGCCAGAAGCAATGAGAAAGCGGCTTAG